From Myxococcales bacterium, a single genomic window includes:
- a CDS encoding amidohydrolase family protein, translated as MALDLIVRGGRIFDGSGGEPFTADIAISGGRITEVGKVDGVAERVIDATGAIVTPGFTDIHCHYDGQISWDPDLAPSSLHGATTVVLGNCGVGFAPVRPTDRERLVALMEGVEDIPGTALSEGITWEWESFPEYMRALDRSPHAIDFGLQIPHDALRVFVMGDRAIAGESPTDAEIATMRDLVREALDAGAIGFSTGRSDNHRAADGGATPASEADARELEGIAKAFVGRSTGVLQAVSDFDMNEGDERFDAEFDVLERMAEAAGGRPTSVSLMQRDQSPNQWRRILERVERAVARGVPMRVQAGARGIGVLLGLEATFHPFMGFPSYKKIAHLPLAERVRVLSDPAVRTRLLQETHEPVAGDGSPIPPLADKLLAMMDVVAMRLFRLGATPNYEPAVGESIAAEAFAKNLPALQVVYDALLEDGGKALLYFPIYNYTDMSLDNVHTMLTHPLALPGLSDGGAHVGTVCDASFPTFMLTHWARDRERDKLPLARVVRMLTRDTSRYVGLSDRGELKPGQRADINVIEFERLSLTRPEMVFDLPAGGRRLIQRAEGYLATLVNGQVIVENGKLTGARPGRLASPVS; from the coding sequence ATGGCGTTGGATCTCATCGTTCGCGGCGGGCGTATCTTCGATGGCAGCGGCGGTGAGCCCTTCACGGCGGACATCGCGATCTCGGGTGGACGCATCACCGAGGTGGGCAAGGTGGACGGGGTCGCGGAACGCGTCATCGACGCGACCGGCGCCATCGTCACGCCAGGATTCACCGACATCCACTGCCACTACGACGGGCAGATCTCCTGGGACCCGGATCTGGCGCCATCGAGTTTGCACGGAGCGACGACGGTCGTGCTCGGCAACTGTGGGGTCGGTTTCGCGCCCGTCCGCCCCACGGATCGCGAGCGACTCGTGGCGCTGATGGAGGGTGTCGAGGACATCCCCGGCACCGCGCTGTCGGAGGGCATCACCTGGGAGTGGGAGAGCTTCCCGGAGTACATGCGAGCGTTGGACCGGTCGCCTCACGCGATCGACTTCGGGCTGCAGATCCCCCACGACGCGCTCAGGGTTTTTGTGATGGGCGACCGCGCCATTGCCGGCGAGTCGCCCACGGATGCCGAGATCGCGACCATGCGCGACCTGGTGCGAGAGGCCCTCGACGCCGGCGCCATCGGGTTCTCGACGGGACGCTCCGACAACCATCGGGCGGCGGACGGCGGCGCCACGCCCGCATCCGAGGCTGATGCCCGCGAGCTCGAGGGGATCGCCAAGGCTTTTGTGGGCCGCTCGACGGGCGTGCTGCAGGCCGTCTCGGACTTCGACATGAACGAGGGCGACGAGCGCTTCGATGCGGAGTTCGACGTGCTCGAGCGCATGGCCGAAGCGGCGGGGGGACGACCGACGTCGGTGTCGCTCATGCAGCGGGATCAGTCGCCCAATCAGTGGCGGCGGATCCTGGAGCGGGTGGAGCGGGCAGTGGCTCGCGGTGTGCCGATGCGGGTCCAGGCTGGGGCCCGCGGCATTGGTGTGCTCCTGGGTCTCGAGGCGACGTTCCACCCCTTCATGGGGTTCCCGTCGTACAAGAAGATCGCCCACCTGCCGCTCGCCGAGCGCGTGCGCGTGCTCTCCGACCCGGCGGTGCGCACGCGGCTCTTGCAAGAGACCCACGAGCCCGTGGCCGGCGATGGCAGCCCAATCCCCCCGCTCGCGGACAAGTTGCTGGCGATGATGGACGTGGTGGCGATGCGATTGTTCCGCCTCGGCGCGACTCCCAACTACGAGCCGGCGGTCGGGGAATCGATCGCGGCCGAGGCCTTTGCGAAGAACCTGCCGGCGCTTCAGGTCGTGTACGACGCGCTGCTCGAAGATGGCGGCAAGGCCCTCTTGTATTTCCCGATCTACAACTACACCGACATGAGCCTCGACAACGTGCACACGATGCTCACGCACCCGCTGGCGTTGCCGGGCTTGAGCGACGGCGGCGCCCATGTCGGCACCGTTTGCGACGCGAGCTTCCCGACCTTCATGCTCACTCACTGGGCCCGGGATCGCGAGCGCGACAAGCTGCCCCTCGCGCGCGTCGTGCGCATGCTGACCCGCGACACGTCGCGCTACGTGGGCCTTTCCGACCGCGGCGAATTGAAACCGGGTCAGCGCGCCGACATCAACGTCATCGAGTTCGAGCGTTTGTCGCTGACGCGCCCGGAGATGGTGTTCGATCTGCCGGCCGGCGGGCGCCGGTTGATCCAGCGAGCCGAGGGATACCTGGCGACACTGGTAAACGGGCAGGTGATCGTCGAAAACGGCAAGCTCACCGGCGCGCGCCCTGGCCGGCTGGCGAGCCCCGTGAGTTAG
- a CDS encoding acetyl-CoA C-acyltransferase: MASETVFIVDAVRTPIGKFKGALSKVRSDDLAAHVVAALAKRNAALCERLDQVILGSTNQAGEDNRNVARMAVLLAGLPYEVPAVTVNRLCGSGLEAINDAARMILVGESEVAIAGGVESMTRAPYSMPKPEEAFPRAAPTLYDTTLGWRYPNPRMKERFELISMGETAENVAKKYGVTREEQDEFALASHQKAAAAWEKNAFADELCPVEVPQAKGPPVVFDRDECVRPDSSLAALAKLRPVFRADGSVTAGNSSPLNDGSAAILLASESVVKELGLTPIARWAGSATAGVDPSYMGEGPIPATKKLLSRVGLRVPNLDVVELNEAFAAQSLACLRGLDLDPAKVNLHGGAIALGHPIGASGARIVATLLGVMRANPKAKLGLASLCIGVGQGIASLFERV; this comes from the coding sequence ATGGCTTCCGAGACGGTCTTCATCGTCGATGCAGTGCGTACGCCCATCGGCAAATTCAAGGGTGCGCTGTCGAAGGTCCGGTCCGACGACCTGGCGGCTCACGTCGTCGCAGCCCTGGCAAAACGCAATGCCGCGCTGTGCGAGCGACTCGATCAGGTCATTTTGGGTTCGACCAACCAGGCCGGCGAAGACAATCGCAACGTCGCTCGTATGGCCGTGCTCTTGGCGGGTCTGCCGTACGAAGTGCCTGCCGTGACGGTCAATCGTTTGTGCGGCTCGGGCCTCGAGGCCATCAACGACGCCGCGCGTATGATCTTGGTCGGCGAGTCCGAGGTCGCCATCGCGGGCGGCGTCGAGAGCATGACGCGAGCCCCTTACTCGATGCCAAAGCCCGAGGAAGCATTTCCGAGAGCCGCGCCCACGCTGTATGACACGACACTGGGCTGGCGTTACCCGAACCCGCGCATGAAAGAGCGGTTCGAATTGATCAGCATGGGGGAGACTGCCGAGAACGTCGCGAAGAAATACGGTGTGACGCGCGAAGAGCAGGACGAGTTTGCGCTCGCGTCGCACCAGAAGGCGGCGGCCGCCTGGGAGAAGAACGCCTTTGCGGACGAGCTGTGCCCGGTCGAGGTGCCGCAAGCCAAAGGCCCGCCAGTCGTCTTCGATCGCGATGAGTGTGTGCGACCGGACAGCTCCCTTGCGGCGCTCGCCAAGCTGCGGCCAGTGTTTCGGGCAGACGGCAGCGTCACCGCCGGGAACTCGTCGCCGCTGAACGATGGGTCGGCGGCGATCCTGCTCGCGTCGGAGTCCGTCGTGAAGGAGCTCGGTCTCACACCGATCGCCCGCTGGGCCGGCTCCGCCACCGCAGGCGTCGACCCGAGCTACATGGGCGAAGGCCCGATCCCCGCCACGAAGAAGCTACTGAGCCGGGTCGGGCTGCGTGTCCCGAATCTCGACGTGGTCGAGCTGAACGAGGCCTTCGCCGCCCAGAGCCTGGCCTGCCTGCGGGGGCTCGATCTCGACCCGGCAAAGGTCAACCTCCACGGCGGTGCCATCGCGCTCGGCCACCCCATCGGCGCCTCGGGCGCGCGCATCGTGGCGACCTTGCTCGGCGTGATGCGTGCCAACCCGAAGGCCAAGCTCGGCCTCGCCTCACTTTGTATTGGAGTTGGCCAAGGCATCGCCAGTTTGTTCGAACGCGTGTAA
- a CDS encoding metallophosphoesterase, with product MHWRCLWLSVVAVFAATACNSDPPREPSAATRPVSAPPAPPLDDSSFRFPARERLVAIGDLHGDIAAARAALRLAGAIDDKDSWIGGKLALVQTGDQLDRGDEEPEILDLFDKLKPAAEKAGGAFLALNGNHEVMNVAGDFRYVTPDGFRDFRETPSSGPRERAASLLPAEQYGRAAAFLPGGPVAKRLAERPVVIVVGDTVFAHGGVLPAHLRYGIGRLNAETRSWMQGQTPRMPELLNGDSAPIWTREYSDGEPSAAACGALASVLTQLGAKRMVVGHTVQKSGITSGCAGKVWRIDVGLARHYGGRPAVLEIRGDTLTPLSSDAG from the coding sequence ATGCATTGGCGTTGCCTCTGGCTCTCGGTCGTGGCCGTGTTCGCCGCTACCGCGTGCAATTCGGATCCCCCGCGCGAGCCGAGCGCTGCGACGCGGCCCGTCAGCGCACCACCCGCGCCGCCGCTGGACGACTCGTCGTTCCGCTTTCCAGCCCGGGAGCGCCTGGTCGCAATCGGTGATCTGCACGGGGACATCGCCGCCGCCCGCGCCGCGTTGCGCCTCGCCGGGGCCATCGACGACAAGGACAGCTGGATCGGCGGCAAATTGGCGCTGGTTCAGACCGGGGATCAGCTCGACCGGGGCGACGAAGAACCGGAGATCTTGGATCTCTTCGACAAGCTGAAGCCGGCAGCCGAAAAGGCCGGCGGCGCGTTCTTGGCGCTGAACGGCAACCACGAAGTGATGAACGTCGCCGGCGATTTCCGCTACGTCACTCCCGACGGGTTTCGCGATTTTCGGGAGACACCCAGCTCCGGGCCGCGGGAGCGCGCCGCATCGCTCCTGCCTGCGGAGCAATACGGGCGGGCCGCGGCGTTCTTGCCGGGGGGCCCGGTCGCGAAGCGCCTTGCCGAGCGCCCCGTCGTCATCGTCGTCGGCGACACGGTGTTCGCGCACGGCGGCGTCCTACCGGCCCATCTGCGCTACGGCATCGGTCGACTCAACGCCGAGACCCGCAGCTGGATGCAGGGTCAGACGCCGCGCATGCCAGAGCTCTTGAATGGAGACTCCGCGCCGATCTGGACCCGAGAGTATTCCGACGGTGAACCTTCGGCGGCCGCGTGCGGTGCGCTTGCGAGCGTGCTGACGCAGCTCGGAGCAAAGCGCATGGTGGTGGGCCATACGGTGCAAAAGAGCGGTATTACCAGCGGTTGTGCTGGCAAGGTCTGGCGCATCGACGTTGGCCTTGCGCGCCACTACGGAGGTCGCCCCGCCGTGCTGGAGATCCGGGGTGACACACTGACGCCGCTCTCGAGTGACGCGGGGTGA
- a CDS encoding ribonuclease J: MNCLAIEQDDGILVIDAGTSFPHDDLGVDVLHPDFTWLEQNAERLHGVFVTHGHEDHIGGLPYLLDRLDVPVFGPPHALSLARRRLAEHDFKPGELDLREVHAGSSHRVGPFEVEVVRVAHSIVEASALCIETRAGFVFHTGDFNFDPDPPDGEPSDVARLEAIGERGVGLMLSDSTNIDTPERQGSEREVAQALERLVREASGRVIVAMFASNIQRLISLGEIAVRTERKICLLGRSLLTQREVASQIKRLAWPSNLVVAAEDARSLPRSRLLVLAGGTQAEPNSAMSRLAAGVHPHLTLEEGDSVVFSSRVIPGNERPVLGLMNDLLRRKVLLHTRISDPGVHTSGHAGRSEQRRMIELIRPQAFIPLHGTLAHMTRHAALAAELGIAQRVVVENGQSVRFSGDEGLSLDQRVVHGRIAVAPRGEPLPADVLKKRAELGRSGLICVSVSVADSGEAEGPPSVLSRGVPAVDGDAGALKSIARDVVAALARARGLRGVDLEDEIRRAVRRRVTDISAARPVVEVILTRGER; this comes from the coding sequence ATGAACTGCCTCGCCATCGAGCAGGACGACGGCATCCTGGTCATCGACGCCGGTACCAGCTTCCCCCACGATGATCTGGGCGTCGACGTCCTGCACCCAGACTTCACGTGGCTGGAGCAGAACGCGGAGCGCCTTCACGGTGTGTTCGTCACCCACGGTCACGAGGACCACATCGGGGGCCTGCCCTACCTGCTCGACCGCCTGGATGTCCCGGTGTTTGGTCCGCCGCACGCGTTGTCCTTGGCGCGCCGCCGGCTGGCTGAGCACGACTTCAAGCCCGGTGAGCTCGACCTGCGCGAGGTGCACGCGGGATCGAGCCATCGAGTCGGTCCCTTCGAGGTCGAGGTGGTACGGGTCGCCCACTCCATCGTCGAAGCCAGCGCGCTCTGCATCGAGACTCGGGCGGGATTCGTGTTTCACACCGGCGACTTCAACTTCGATCCCGATCCGCCGGACGGAGAGCCGAGCGATGTGGCGCGCCTGGAAGCGATTGGCGAGCGCGGTGTCGGTTTGATGCTCAGCGACAGCACGAACATCGACACTCCCGAGCGCCAGGGCTCGGAGCGGGAGGTCGCTCAGGCTCTCGAACGTCTGGTCCGTGAGGCATCGGGTCGGGTGATCGTCGCGATGTTCGCCAGCAACATCCAGCGCCTGATTTCCCTGGGTGAGATCGCGGTGCGTACCGAGCGCAAGATCTGTCTTTTGGGTCGCAGCCTCCTCACCCAGCGGGAGGTCGCGAGCCAGATCAAGCGCCTGGCGTGGCCCAGCAATCTGGTCGTGGCCGCCGAGGATGCCAGGAGCCTGCCGCGCAGCCGATTGCTCGTGCTAGCCGGCGGGACGCAAGCAGAGCCGAACAGCGCCATGAGTCGGCTCGCCGCGGGGGTTCATCCACACCTGACCCTAGAAGAAGGCGACAGCGTGGTCTTTTCATCCCGGGTGATCCCCGGCAACGAGCGGCCCGTGCTCGGTTTGATGAACGACCTCCTGCGGCGCAAGGTGCTACTCCACACCAGGATTTCCGATCCCGGCGTGCACACCAGCGGGCACGCCGGTCGCTCCGAACAACGGCGCATGATCGAGCTGATCCGGCCGCAGGCGTTCATTCCGCTTCACGGAACGCTGGCCCACATGACACGCCATGCGGCGCTCGCTGCCGAGCTCGGGATTGCCCAGCGGGTCGTGGTGGAGAACGGCCAGAGTGTCCGTTTTTCTGGCGACGAGGGCCTCTCCCTCGACCAGCGGGTCGTGCACGGTCGCATCGCGGTCGCGCCGCGCGGCGAGCCGTTGCCCGCGGACGTGCTCAAGAAGCGCGCCGAGCTGGGGCGCTCGGGCCTCATCTGCGTCAGTGTGTCCGTGGCGGACTCGGGTGAGGCCGAAGGTCCGCCGAGTGTCCTCTCGCGGGGTGTGCCAGCGGTCGACGGCGACGCCGGGGCGCTCAAGAGCATCGCTCGCGACGTCGTGGCTGCACTGGCCCGAGCCCGAGGTTTGCGCGGCGTGGATCTCGAAGACGAGATCCGACGAGCCGTGCGTCGGCGTGTCACGGACATCTCCGCCGCCCGTCCGGTGGTGGAGGTGATCCTGACGCGGGGCGAGCGCTGA
- a CDS encoding rhodanese-like domain-containing protein — MSVKSVSPQETQTLLAEGAVYVDVRSEPEFDAGHPPGALNVPLLHAGPAGMLPNPEFLAVMQQCFGKHEKLVMGCRSGQRSMRAAEMLLGAGFTDVANLTTGWEGSRDAFGRASPGWRAQGLPVELGKPEGQRYDDAKQRKPPG; from the coding sequence GTGAGCGTGAAGAGCGTATCGCCGCAAGAAACCCAGACCTTGCTCGCCGAGGGCGCCGTGTACGTCGACGTGCGCAGCGAACCCGAATTCGACGCGGGCCACCCTCCCGGCGCGCTCAACGTGCCCCTGCTGCACGCCGGGCCCGCCGGCATGCTGCCCAATCCCGAGTTTCTCGCGGTGATGCAGCAGTGCTTTGGCAAACACGAGAAGCTGGTGATGGGCTGTCGCTCGGGGCAGCGCTCGATGCGAGCCGCCGAAATGCTGCTCGGTGCTGGTTTCACCGACGTGGCCAACCTGACCACCGGCTGGGAAGGCAGCCGCGACGCATTCGGACGGGCTTCGCCGGGTTGGCGTGCCCAAGGCCTTCCCGTCGAGCTCGGCAAACCCGAAGGCCAACGCTACGACGACGCCAAACAGCGCAAGCCGCCCGGATGA
- a CDS encoding DnaJ domain-containing protein, producing MRPLREEERRFAPRRVDGVEVASLPLTPLEAFVLCQLDGATDLDEVSVVTSLSPTDVGRIVQRLVGMGVVRADVPRPSRITGPTTNPARQRDPRRDDDSAAPNEDSVRLIGARRAKVNPSSSVEPAAKRQSGGGERALVEVELDPERRALIDDTHSRLETLTHYQLLDVAPRAERKEIKAAYFSIISTFHPDKYFGKQLGTYQKKLSEVFTRLTHAYEVLSRKASREEYDRYLKARRATRSFDAVLTSLPPPGPSQTPPSTAAAASTASSTPDAKRSEEPPPASVAEAAPAAAPGSAELGSKPAERSEPPPAAPPRGAGRAEMARLEQAQKFRLAGLDALRDGHYVSAVNAFRIAMSITPEDSEIVGLLLKAEQTAARELAEKYLARAQYEERSKDFVAAAQSYERVAAGRPKDPKPLDLAARSVLRAGTDPRRAVGLARRAVALDPRVTAHSLTLAEAYQAAGMLKSALAEAERARSTAPKDEAIAALCRRLKKLGS from the coding sequence ATGAGACCACTCCGGGAGGAAGAGCGCCGATTTGCTCCGAGGCGGGTCGATGGGGTCGAGGTCGCGTCGTTGCCGTTGACCCCCCTCGAGGCGTTCGTGCTCTGTCAGCTCGATGGCGCGACCGATCTCGACGAGGTGTCGGTGGTCACGTCCCTCAGCCCAACGGACGTCGGCCGCATCGTCCAGCGCCTCGTCGGAATGGGTGTCGTTCGAGCGGACGTACCGCGCCCCTCCCGCATCACCGGGCCAACGACCAATCCAGCGCGCCAGCGCGACCCGCGCCGGGACGACGACTCCGCTGCCCCGAATGAAGACAGCGTGCGACTGATCGGCGCGCGTCGCGCGAAGGTGAATCCGAGTTCTTCGGTCGAGCCCGCCGCCAAACGCCAATCGGGCGGCGGCGAACGAGCGCTCGTCGAGGTGGAGCTCGACCCCGAACGGCGAGCGCTGATCGACGATACCCACTCCCGCCTCGAAACGCTGACCCACTACCAGTTGTTGGACGTGGCTCCGCGAGCGGAGCGCAAGGAGATCAAGGCCGCCTACTTCTCCATCATCTCGACGTTTCACCCGGACAAATACTTTGGCAAGCAGCTGGGCACCTACCAGAAGAAGCTGAGTGAGGTCTTCACGCGCCTGACTCACGCGTACGAGGTGCTGTCGCGGAAGGCGTCGCGAGAGGAGTATGACCGCTACCTGAAGGCTCGCCGCGCCACTCGCTCCTTCGATGCGGTGCTCACATCTTTGCCACCTCCCGGCCCGAGCCAAACTCCGCCGAGCACCGCTGCCGCCGCGTCCACCGCGAGCTCGACGCCCGACGCCAAGCGTTCGGAAGAACCGCCTCCCGCGTCCGTGGCGGAGGCTGCGCCTGCAGCTGCACCCGGATCCGCCGAGCTCGGCTCGAAGCCGGCAGAACGGTCGGAGCCCCCTCCGGCAGCCCCGCCGCGCGGCGCGGGGCGGGCAGAAATGGCGCGCTTGGAGCAAGCGCAGAAGTTTCGACTGGCAGGGCTCGATGCGCTGCGCGACGGCCATTACGTTTCGGCGGTCAACGCGTTCCGCATCGCCATGTCCATCACACCCGAGGACAGCGAGATCGTCGGTCTGTTGCTGAAAGCCGAGCAGACCGCCGCGCGGGAGCTCGCGGAGAAATATCTGGCGCGCGCCCAGTACGAGGAGCGCAGCAAGGACTTCGTCGCTGCCGCTCAGTCTTACGAGCGGGTAGCCGCGGGCCGGCCCAAAGACCCCAAGCCACTCGACTTGGCGGCGCGCTCGGTTCTTCGCGCGGGCACCGATCCTCGGCGCGCGGTTGGCCTTGCGCGCCGCGCAGTCGCCCTCGATCCCAGAGTGACGGCGCACAGTCTCACCCTCGCCGAAGCGTACCAGGCGGCAGGCATGCTCAAGAGTGCGCTGGCGGAGGCCGAGCGGGCGCGCTCGACGGCACCCAAAGACGAGGCCATTGCCGCCCTGTGCAGGCGGCTGAAAAAACTCGGCAGCTGA
- a CDS encoding glycosyltransferase family 2 protein produces the protein MYDGAKVLVVVPAYCEERLLPRTLLGIPGFVDAILVVDDASPDQTSAAARGVDDPRVQVLRHGANRGVGAAIITGYRHGLQMGADVVAVMAGDAQMDPADLPALLRPITAGSSDYVKGNRFAHSRVADMPLARRAGGRALSVLTRKLTGLEVDDTQCGYTAIGRRALDHLDLSAVWPRYGYPNDLLGLLAAGGHRVSEVPVRPVYADEKSGVRPWHMATIFGVLLRRRMLTALGVGTPNLLSSANALQSAGDVTGVASHQRVAARECLLEQ, from the coding sequence ATGTACGATGGAGCAAAGGTCCTCGTAGTCGTCCCGGCCTATTGCGAGGAGCGATTGCTGCCGCGCACACTGCTCGGCATTCCCGGTTTTGTGGACGCCATTCTGGTGGTCGACGACGCCAGCCCCGACCAGACGTCAGCCGCGGCCCGCGGTGTCGATGACCCACGGGTTCAGGTGCTCCGCCACGGAGCCAACCGCGGGGTGGGGGCAGCCATCATCACCGGCTACCGACACGGACTGCAGATGGGCGCCGACGTGGTGGCGGTCATGGCGGGCGACGCCCAGATGGACCCGGCGGATTTGCCCGCGCTGCTCCGACCGATCACGGCGGGCAGCAGCGACTACGTGAAGGGCAATCGCTTCGCGCACTCGCGCGTGGCGGACATGCCGCTCGCGCGTCGTGCGGGTGGGCGCGCGCTGTCGGTGTTGACGCGAAAGCTCACGGGGCTCGAGGTGGACGACACCCAGTGCGGATACACCGCGATCGGCCGGCGTGCGCTCGACCATCTCGACCTGTCGGCGGTCTGGCCGCGTTACGGCTACCCGAACGACCTCCTGGGTTTGCTCGCAGCCGGGGGTCATCGCGTCAGCGAAGTGCCGGTCCGCCCTGTGTACGCTGACGAAAAGAGCGGGGTTCGTCCCTGGCACATGGCCACCATTTTCGGCGTGTTGCTCAGGCGCCGGATGCTGACGGCGCTCGGCGTCGGCACCCCCAATCTCCTCTCCAGCGCCAACGCGCTACAATCAGCCGGCGATGTCACGGGTGTGGCTAGTCATCAGCGTGTGGCTGCTCGGGAGTGCTTGCTCGAGCAGTGA
- a CDS encoding zf-HC2 domain-containing protein produces MSECPDIDQLLQKSGGVGEHVHGCEACSAVLALEEFRHERAAGREEACEEAEIRLALDAEGLLEPEQRALLSAHLESCAECGEVAVRLAWDARAAGIREVSAPSNTQALGGSTGRRPRARLVVLFAASMAMAAAVGALVARSGLRQPAELPTPEALGGPPIERASRPGLGPWTLPTPSVERPTDDSQKRAPSAAPIGPRAVRGAEPERPTLVNPWASDRATPTPAPSPAPLPVPAKPAPAQQGTGYLTVICVPVCESVIAGGKTLGSSPVVRAPVQAGRLKLTLESGAVRKRIDVTIVAGQVVARRINMAPPRKDSVVDPWQ; encoded by the coding sequence GTGAGCGAATGTCCGGACATCGACCAGCTGCTCCAGAAGAGCGGCGGAGTGGGGGAGCATGTGCACGGGTGTGAGGCCTGTTCGGCCGTGCTCGCCCTCGAAGAGTTTCGGCACGAGCGCGCCGCGGGCAGGGAAGAGGCCTGCGAGGAAGCGGAGATCCGCCTCGCGCTCGACGCTGAAGGTCTGCTCGAGCCAGAGCAGCGAGCGCTCCTGTCGGCGCATCTCGAGAGCTGCGCCGAGTGCGGTGAAGTGGCGGTGCGCCTCGCCTGGGACGCGCGGGCCGCGGGGATTCGTGAGGTCAGTGCCCCGTCGAATACGCAGGCTCTCGGGGGCTCGACTGGGCGGCGGCCCCGAGCTCGGCTGGTCGTGCTCTTTGCCGCTTCGATGGCAATGGCCGCTGCGGTGGGTGCGCTCGTCGCGCGCTCGGGCCTTCGCCAGCCCGCCGAGCTCCCGACTCCGGAGGCGCTGGGCGGTCCGCCAATCGAGCGCGCGTCTCGACCCGGTCTCGGGCCCTGGACTCTGCCGACACCAAGCGTCGAGCGGCCAACCGATGACAGTCAGAAGCGTGCGCCGAGTGCGGCGCCCATCGGCCCGCGTGCCGTGCGGGGAGCAGAGCCAGAACGCCCCACGCTGGTCAATCCCTGGGCGTCGGATCGGGCGACCCCCACACCTGCTCCGTCCCCAGCGCCGCTCCCCGTTCCGGCAAAGCCGGCGCCTGCTCAGCAGGGCACGGGTTACCTCACGGTCATCTGTGTGCCGGTCTGCGAGAGTGTGATTGCAGGTGGAAAGACACTCGGTAGCTCGCCCGTGGTGAGGGCTCCGGTGCAGGCGGGCAGGCTGAAGCTCACGCTCGAGAGCGGTGCTGTCCGGAAACGCATCGACGTCACGATTGTCGCGGGGCAGGTCGTCGCCCGCCGGATCAACATGGCGCCGCCCAGAAAGGATTCAGTCGTCGACCCCTGGCAGTGA